CTGTAAAAGTGGattcaaataaaaaatgttagaTTTATTAATTTGGCTCCTCTGTGATCAACAGCTGTTTTAGTCATTAAAAGTGATACGAGACCGTATATTTAAGCTTATATACTTATGTTCAGTCAGGTCATGGGGGAAAATAACATTATGTTTAATTTATAcctgaagttttttttctaaGTTGAAGAATATTTTGATGACTTTAGTGGTtcttaaacaaaaaacacagtaaAATGGCACATGTGTCAACACCAGCAAGCAAACAGAATGACCTTGAATCAGAACATACGTTTAAAAGATTCCAATGAGCGCTTAACCAGAATATTAACTATAACCAGTATTTTAACCATATAACAGTTACTCTTTCTCCAGTTGGCGTTTCTGTGCACGAGTGCAGGAGTGCCCAACGAGGTGTCCACTGCTGTGGTCCTCTGTACTCAGAGAACAGCACCTCCGTGTCCTCCTCCACACACCAGCACCGTCAGGCTCAGGCACCTGAGCAGGATCCAAGTAGCACGACGTCCGACCAAGTGGGTCCACAGCCCAACACCAGGTCAGCACACCGGCAGGAAGCAAGTATGTTGTGAATACATGTCACAGATCAGGCATACAAGATTTAGTAATATGGATGCTTTTGATGTTAGGTTTATACTGTTATGCTCATTAGTTGTAATGGTTCCTGCCATCAGTAAGGTTCCTGGCATGCACTGGCATACTTCACCTCTTTAGTTTACTGTGTTGCCTGATGAccttggatggatggagtggTAGCTCTGAGGCttgggatctgtgccagcaagtGGAAGGTTGTCGGTTCGAATCCTGTGAAGTGATCCTAccccattgggcccttgagcaaggccaaTAACTCGCAATTGCttcgtcctgggtatgatgttaatctacatccagccctataaggaggtcctgcAACTTGCAGGGAAAATTTGAGGATTGTGTGGGGGCTTCGGGGCTTCAGGGCTTCGGGGCTTCGCTCCTCCGGACCTCGGAAGTCCGGCTGGATTGGCGCTCCAGCTACTGGAGGAAACTCGCACTGTTTAATTCGGACTACTCTGGTGCTGAAGTATCTCCTGatgcatggctgcactcaggttctcatccctgagatGGTTTGttatgtggtgggtgtggcaatgcgCTGAAATCTGCACCCAATCCTTACCTCCCCCTCCTGATGACCTTTGTCCTCCTGTATAATCAGTATATGTACCAGAATTGGTACAGTCTTTGGATGGCCCATGATTATCATGGCAACCACTGTCTGATGCTGCTCAGCAACAAGAGCTGTACAATTTTTTTAGTGAATTGTTTTTATGCTCCTCCAAAATCTGTTCTGTGTGTATGCAAGTTTTGCATTTTCAGGTGAAATCCTGAAGTTTTAGATCAGTGTCTATAATCTTAATTTTTGAGTAACAGAAACCTTAAGAAACAAGCTTTAGATAAGGATGTATTTACACCTTAAACATCACCTGAGGCCACTGTTAATAATGCAGTCAATGTAAAAATTGTACTTTTGCCAAAATTAACATTTAGGTTGATAAAATTGTAAATGCAGTTTTGTTTAGtgtgttaatattttcattGAGAAAGTCATGCATTTGTACATATGTCTCATTACGTTTTATAGTGTATGAtgttatataaaacaaatataaacatgTAGGTTAAGTGCCCATAAATGTTTATTGCAGCCGTTTTGAAAGTAACCTAAAAAGAGAGAGTGTCTAGCAGTGTTACTCTGCTTTTCTCAATTGCATgtgccctgccccccacccaccacagcTATGCCAACCAGAATGGGGAGCAGAGTGAGGATTATGAGACGGAGGACCAGCTGCAGGCGCGCGTTCTTAATGCTGCACTGGAGTTTGTCCCACAGCACGGCTGGTCTGCGGAGGCCATTGCCGCTGGTGCTGAGGTGAGCCCAGGGTGCAGCATTGTGGTTGGTAGGTCTGGATGTGATCAAAGCCTGTTGGGATTCTCCAGGGGTCCCCTTTTCATCTGTGCTCTTGGTGGGTGCCGGGCACAAATGGCCGGCAGTTTTTATCagatacagtatataaaaaacACAGCGCTTGGCCTGATACTAGCAGTGGTACAGACAGGGAAGCTAATAGTTTTACAGGACATGGTTACACGCTAACAAAACACACGTATTCCACAGCAAACGTTACAGGGTTTCGACATTTACTCTTGATAGAAATACAAGaatacacatattaatttacactATTTAAAGTGCAGTGCAGTGTCTGCCCGTTCAGCCCCGTGTCTGTAATGCTATGACAGTGGCCCATTCTGCCATGTCTCTGTAACGCTCTGACCTCAGCCAGTTCTGCCTCCTATTTTTCTGCCAGACCCTGGGCCTGAGCTCAGCCTCCAGTGAGATATTCCCCAACGGTGCTGGGGACCTGGTGCTTCACTTTGTCGTCAAGTGTAACAACCAGCTGGTCCAGATCCTGGCTGAGCAGCACAAGCGGGTCCAGCTGGGTGAGGCAGAGTGAGTCCTAACTGGAATGTTCTGGTTCTCAAGCTGCAGTCTTGCCAAGTTTTCAGAAAGCATCCTGTGCCAGTTAAcaaattaaaaaagtaaaacaaacaGGGTTGAACACTATGTAAGTGCATACATTGTGATATGTCCAAATTATGAATGTGTTAGTATTTGGGCAAGATGAGTCAGTTTTTGTATCAGTTTTGCACCAAAgcaaaaaatgttcatttttaaagtgtaaaTGAAAATACCAAATAAAGTGCAGTGCAAGAGAATTTAGGGTTTGATGTTAGATTTCAGGGGCTCATTTATGTTTTGTATCTAAGTTTCGGGCTTGATAATACCAGGCATTTGTGTGTTGGACAACGATGACACTCGGAAATCAAACCCATGTTTCAGACCGAAGAAAACTGCGGAGTTCCTGCGGGAGGCCGTGGAGACCCGGCTGAGGATGCTGGTCCCGTACATCGACACGTGGCCTCAGGTAGCAGCCCCTTTCACAGCACCTAGAACTTCTGTCCGAATGATTGATAGTGCCCCACTTTTCAGGTTCTGTGTCCCTCATGGACAGAAGTTTCCCAATCACCAACAATTATGCTGA
The Paramormyrops kingsleyae isolate MSU_618 chromosome 13, PKINGS_0.4, whole genome shotgun sequence DNA segment above includes these coding regions:
- the LOC111846740 gene encoding ubiquinone biosynthesis protein COQ9-B, mitochondrial-like isoform X3, with translation MTLNMSSVGCAACATCACASRTCVDCACSVYIACACDLGGRYISEHVRIADLFRTVTADMAAVLRGLQAVRVLRGVCRVTLSPVGVSVHECRSAQRGVHCCGPLYSENSTSVSSSTHQHRQAQAPEQDPSSTTSDQVGPQPNTSYANQNGEQSEDYETEDQLQARVLNAALEFVPQHGWSAEAIAAGAETLGLSSASSEIFPNGAGDLVLHFVVKCNNQLVQILAEQHKRVQLGEAEPKKTAEFLREAVETRLRMLVPYIDTWPQAMSILLLPHNIPESLKHLSTLVDDIWYYAGDRSTDSSTSLSTLLCPPL